CGACGGCCAGACCCGCAAGGTCAACTCGATATATTTCGCCGACGACGACCCTGACCGCCCCCGCTCTCATGACGATGGAAGGGATATCGTTTTCGGAGGCAACGATTCCGGAGACCTTCTCCTGATCCAGGGGCCACTGATGCTCAACTGGAAAAAGCGCTCCCGCGGGTTTATGCCCGGAATAGAGAACGGTGATATCAGCCTGGCAAACCGGCTGTCAGCAGAAAGGATGAGGCTGTGGCTCGAAGCTGGAATATCGGTAGCCGGCAGGGAAGAAGTCATTTTCATCAAGATCCATACGCATGGTGTAAAACCGAAGAACATTCCCTATCTCATCGGAAACGAGATGTCTGAAGCGATATCCGTGATGGAAAAGGAATGGAGCAGGGAAAATGGATATTCCCTCCTGTATGTCACTGCCAGAGAAATGGCAAACGTAGCTTTTGCTTTTAACGAGGGGGTCGACCTGCCCGCAGTGGAGCTGCTCGACCACAGATTCATCCTTGAAAATCGATAAATGCCACGTAGATACCGAAAAGGCAGCTTCCCGAAGGAAACTGCCCGCACGGCGTCTTCGTAGTCGATCGAAGAAAATCCTAATTGACTACCAGAATCACCCGTTTTTCCGATATCTGTCCATCGCTGTCAGAGATGACGACGAAATATCTTCCGCTGGCGACACTGACACCAGTGTTGTTCTCCCCGTTCCAGATGAGTGTCGTCGTTTCGGCCCATGACTCGTCCCACACCTTCTGCCCACGCAGATCGTAGATACCTATCCTGCCGTTGTCCGGCAAGTTGCCGATCGTAAGATTTCCCGAAGCAGGCTGGAATGGAATCGGATATATAGCCACTATGGCCGAGGCCAGGTTGCCGTTGTTACCGTCACCTTTATCATTATCCACTTCACTGACGACGAGATCAAAACTGATGACTTCCGGCCCGGCAACGGATGAGATCCTTATCACTGCCTCACCGTCCTCTTCGTCGAGATCTTCGTATGCCATTATCGTCACCATCTGCTCGACGTACCAGTCGGCCGATGTAAAGGTCAGGGCCTCTCCCGATTCGACATCGATATCGGAATCCCCCGCCAGGCGCTGCACCTGCACATCTACCGTACCGTCCGGGATACTGCTCAGCCGGACATTGAACTGGCCCGTGCCACCTTCGTCCACAGTCAGGACATCGGGATCGAGGACAAATTCCAGAGGAGCACCATTATCAGAAGTGACGAATGAATAGTTGCTTGATACGATCATGTTCTCCAGAGACTCGTCTCTCGATATCGCCCGCACAAAATATATACTTTCGAGGTCAAGCCCTGTGATATCGATATAATGGGTGGTGGAAAGAGTCTCGTCTGTCGAGCTGACCGTGATCTCTCCTGTACTCATCTTCCAGTATTCGAGCCTGCCCCTGGATGGCTGCTGCGTGGACCATTCCACACGCCAGGTCGAAGCGTCGATCGCGGTGACTGAAGTTATCATGCATCGCTGCATTATCTCGTATGGATCTGAGGGATGTATATAGTGGGCTGAAAGCCGCTCCGAGAAACCGCTGACGGCTCCAACCACGTTTCTGGACCGGAGCCTGTAGAAATACTGTACCCCTGGTTCAAACCCGTTCTCATATGTATCAGTAAATAAATTTGAAGTCACATCGACCGCGGCGATCTGCTGGTATTCGACCAGAACATCGGTTGTGGATCTATATACCAGGACTTCCGTCACACCGGGATCCGAAATCGGATTCCAGGCCACCCTGCAGGTGGTCTCTCCCTGAGCGGACAGGTCGGCAGCCCCAAGGATGATGATCAAAAAGATCACATAAAAAAGCTTCCGGTCATTCATATCCTGCTCTCCCCTCGTTCAACGATGGGAATGTAACCCTTCGCAGAGGTTGTTGTCAATGCCAACCGGGGGCAAAATGCGAACAAGATTGCTTTTTTGACCTGCCGGCCCG
This is a stretch of genomic DNA from Candidatus Latescibacterota bacterium. It encodes these proteins:
- a CDS encoding T9SS type A sorting domain-containing protein, translated to MNDRKLFYVIFLIIILGAADLSAQGETTCRVAWNPISDPGVTEVLVYRSTTDVLVEYQQIAAVDVTSNLFTDTYENGFEPGVQYFYRLRSRNVVGAVSGFSERLSAHYIHPSDPYEIMQRCMITSVTAIDASTWRVEWSTQQPSRGRLEYWKMSTGEITVSSTDETLSTTHYIDITGLDLESIYFVRAISRDESLENMIVSSNYSFVTSDNGAPLEFVLDPDVLTVDEGGTGQFNVRLSSIPDGTVDVQVQRLAGDSDIDVESGEALTFTSADWYVEQMVTIMAYEDLDEEDGEAVIRISSVAGPEVISFDLVVSEVDNDKGDGNNGNLASAIVAIYPIPFQPASGNLTIGNLPDNGRIGIYDLRGQKVWDESWAETTTLIWNGENNTGVSVASGRYFVVISDSDGQISEKRVILVVN